The following proteins are encoded in a genomic region of Dialister hominis:
- a CDS encoding VanW family protein — translation MSRLRIKRIAGAVCAVIILTAGAAPFLWAGTDRVIPGVRINGTPAGGMSREELETLMHEKNEELKTDVLAVKSADGVIDEAWKFSDFSVHYKDDEIDKALKAGRDGNIAKIWYDRWHALVMGDAVHWMASYDDGALGNKVKALASEYGKPPVNAEPSFHGDGSVTFSGGRPYLKFDEKALLADAGRILSNGTSGEADVSVLDEKKPDLTEKEAKEVNVVLGWYTTEFGIDGSRDKNIEIAAKSIKGVYVKPGESFSYNQATGARSKENGYQEAPVIINGKLEPGIGGGVCQVSTTLFNAALLSGLEITQRANHYSPIHYAPIGRDATVAEGIIDFAFHNDLKHGVYLYSDYTPGSVTIYILGNREDKPSYVDISTDKNDVIPNKTKTKIDPSQKENKKTDEGHDGRHVVVTQNVKWADGRTYHDTFYSDYDPVDTVITYKSESDRKADEDKAKSEGNDKTE, via the coding sequence GTGAGCCGGCTTAGAATAAAAAGAATAGCGGGGGCTGTTTGCGCTGTCATAATCCTCACAGCAGGAGCAGCGCCTTTCCTTTGGGCCGGAACGGACAGAGTCATTCCGGGCGTAAGGATCAATGGAACTCCGGCAGGGGGAATGAGCAGGGAAGAACTGGAAACTCTCATGCATGAGAAAAATGAGGAACTGAAGACGGACGTGCTGGCTGTGAAAAGCGCAGACGGCGTCATTGACGAAGCATGGAAGTTTTCTGATTTTTCTGTTCATTATAAAGACGATGAAATCGATAAGGCACTCAAAGCAGGCCGTGATGGGAATATAGCGAAAATCTGGTATGACCGCTGGCATGCCCTTGTCATGGGAGATGCTGTGCACTGGATGGCATCGTATGATGATGGGGCGCTCGGGAATAAGGTCAAAGCACTGGCTTCTGAATACGGAAAGCCTCCTGTCAATGCAGAGCCTTCTTTCCATGGAGACGGGTCCGTCACCTTCTCCGGAGGCCGCCCTTATCTCAAGTTTGACGAAAAGGCGCTCCTGGCAGATGCAGGAAGGATCCTGTCAAACGGAACAAGCGGAGAAGCAGATGTTTCCGTCCTTGATGAGAAGAAACCGGATCTGACGGAAAAGGAAGCCAAGGAGGTCAATGTTGTCCTTGGATGGTACACCACGGAATTTGGGATCGACGGAAGCCGCGACAAGAACATTGAAATTGCGGCCAAGAGCATTAAAGGCGTCTACGTGAAGCCAGGGGAGTCATTCTCCTATAATCAGGCGACAGGCGCAAGGTCGAAGGAAAACGGCTATCAGGAAGCGCCGGTCATCATCAATGGCAAGCTTGAACCCGGCATAGGCGGAGGCGTCTGCCAGGTAAGTACGACGCTCTTCAATGCGGCGCTTCTTTCAGGCCTTGAAATTACGCAGAGAGCCAACCATTATTCGCCCATCCACTATGCACCAATCGGCAGGGATGCGACAGTCGCTGAAGGCATCATTGATTTTGCCTTCCACAATGATCTGAAGCACGGTGTTTATCTCTATTCAGACTATACGCCCGGAAGCGTCACGATTTATATCCTTGGAAACAGGGAGGACAAGCCGTCTTATGTGGATATTTCCACAGACAAGAACGATGTGATTCCGAATAAGACGAAAACGAAAATAGATCCGTCACAGAAGGAAAACAAAAAGACAGACGAGGGACATGACGGACGCCATGTCGTCGTCACACAGAATGTCAAATGGGCTGACGGAAGGACGTATCACGATACGTTCTACTCCGATTATGATCCCGTAGATACAGTCATCACCTACAAGAGCGAATCTGACCGAAAAGCTGATGAGGATAAAGCAAAGTCTGAAGGTAATGACAAAACGGAATAA
- a CDS encoding ComEC/Rec2 family competence protein → MSMKYGLFWSALCLSFGIFLYGSLPLYEGIAAAAVFFVLPALAAIKITHKKEAVLILCGAFFISLCGMGRMHLADEVWKAQSSWALHAEGTYTAVVTEPPVVNREGEGYARYTAELRDIRYKDGTEKPLKGFAYVYETNPKEIYGPGVKLSVKGEMTPIRIYDNPGKIDLESRYRSRRIIGRIYTEDEKSVRSLGDSGEYRAEKAAELIKGKVMDTFAPYMDPVRLHIMMTLLFGGSYNEIPESVMSSFSATGIVHILSVSGSHVALLFGFLYFLGKWMHLPKKLVIGGAIILVLFYSGLAGFVPPVLRAAIMGILSVAGLFFDREKTAVNILGAAVTGMLLWDPFFLFDVSFQLSVGASAGILIFYKPLLYFFKRFPRLPVQVREGTALSTAAQVFTMPIVLYDFHVFPLFFIPANLIVTPFLEWVIIAGLMASVIALIFTPLAAGILYVSDYLLWAGIRMNQWMSGWPKASIGIGGLNAAETACYYITVAFLYFREKILASKIWRRIFMLILPLSTAIVIILWISAPSTYVLVPELGPDQGAVLVKDGRKILYYKSGSLASRTSVWEWNSLLGYEGIFAADILLLNLEDAKNPIPLSMTIPIKEIWVTGGDPEKICRELLAGQQAHVRMIQGGSAKVDDMIFRTNGSSWLVSFDEAGVLFSGNKLLTDTKYPPGLFWMAGSRKQADSLTEEEVSAIHPEAAVYAGSRLTKSYEDAEIFEYMGIPAANVYEDGMRTAVFREKWELKGKGLWR, encoded by the coding sequence ATGAGTATGAAGTACGGCCTGTTCTGGAGTGCTCTCTGTCTTTCATTCGGCATATTCCTCTACGGCAGTCTTCCTCTTTATGAGGGAATCGCAGCTGCTGCCGTCTTTTTTGTGCTGCCTGCCTTAGCAGCCATAAAAATAACACATAAAAAAGAAGCCGTCCTTATTTTGTGCGGCGCTTTTTTTATTTCCCTTTGCGGAATGGGCCGCATGCATCTTGCTGACGAAGTATGGAAGGCGCAGTCCTCCTGGGCGCTTCATGCCGAAGGGACGTATACGGCTGTCGTGACAGAGCCTCCTGTCGTCAACCGGGAAGGGGAAGGGTATGCCAGGTATACTGCTGAATTAAGAGATATCCGTTACAAAGACGGCACAGAAAAGCCGCTTAAGGGGTTCGCCTATGTTTATGAGACAAATCCTAAGGAGATTTACGGGCCGGGCGTGAAACTCTCCGTCAAAGGGGAAATGACGCCGATCAGGATTTATGACAACCCCGGGAAAATCGATCTGGAAAGCAGGTACAGAAGCCGCCGCATCATAGGGCGCATCTATACCGAGGATGAAAAGTCAGTCAGATCTCTGGGCGATTCCGGAGAATACCGGGCCGAAAAGGCAGCCGAACTCATCAAGGGAAAGGTCATGGATACCTTTGCTCCCTACATGGATCCCGTCAGGCTCCACATCATGATGACGCTCCTTTTTGGAGGCAGCTATAATGAAATCCCGGAATCAGTCATGAGCTCTTTTTCCGCGACAGGGATCGTCCATATCCTTTCCGTTTCGGGATCGCATGTGGCGCTTCTCTTCGGCTTCCTTTACTTCCTGGGAAAATGGATGCACCTTCCAAAGAAGCTTGTTATTGGCGGAGCCATCATTCTGGTCCTTTTCTATTCAGGGCTTGCCGGATTTGTCCCTCCTGTCCTGAGAGCCGCCATCATGGGGATCCTTTCTGTGGCCGGACTTTTCTTTGACAGGGAGAAAACAGCCGTCAATATTTTAGGCGCTGCTGTTACAGGGATGCTTTTGTGGGATCCATTTTTCCTCTTTGATGTGAGCTTCCAGCTTTCCGTCGGCGCATCTGCCGGTATCCTGATATTTTACAAGCCGCTTCTTTACTTCTTCAAAAGATTTCCCCGCCTTCCCGTGCAGGTGCGGGAAGGAACGGCGCTTTCCACGGCGGCGCAGGTATTTACGATGCCCATCGTGCTCTATGACTTTCATGTATTTCCGCTGTTTTTCATTCCTGCCAATCTCATTGTGACGCCGTTCCTTGAATGGGTTATCATTGCAGGGCTCATGGCATCCGTCATCGCATTGATCTTTACGCCCCTTGCGGCCGGGATTCTCTACGTTTCGGATTACCTCTTATGGGCAGGCATCCGGATGAACCAGTGGATGTCAGGCTGGCCGAAGGCGTCGATCGGCATCGGAGGACTCAATGCTGCAGAGACGGCCTGCTATTATATCACAGTCGCCTTTCTTTATTTCAGGGAGAAAATCCTTGCATCTAAAATATGGAGAAGAATTTTTATGCTGATTCTTCCCTTAAGTACTGCAATCGTCATTATTCTCTGGATTTCTGCGCCGTCCACATACGTGCTTGTCCCCGAGCTTGGTCCGGATCAGGGGGCTGTTCTTGTAAAAGACGGCAGAAAAATACTATACTATAAGAGCGGCAGCCTTGCTTCAAGGACTTCCGTCTGGGAATGGAACTCCCTTCTCGGGTATGAGGGCATTTTTGCAGCCGACATCCTTCTGCTGAATCTGGAAGACGCCAAAAACCCTATTCCGCTGTCCATGACGATTCCGATCAAGGAAATCTGGGTGACGGGAGGCGATCCGGAAAAAATCTGCCGCGAGCTTTTAGCTGGTCAGCAGGCTCACGTCCGCATGATCCAGGGCGGCAGCGCAAAAGTGGATGATATGATTTTCAGGACAAACGGAAGCAGCTGGCTTGTTTCCTTTGATGAGGCCGGCGTCCTTTTTTCAGGAAATAAACTGCTTACGGATACAAAGTATCCGCCTGGCCTCTTCTGGATGGCAGGGAGCAGAAAACAGGCAGATTCTCTGACTGAGGAAGAGGTTTCCGCGATTCATCCAGAGGCAGCCGTCTATGCAGGAAGCAGGTTGACCAAATCCTATGAGGATGCGGAAATTTTTGAATATATGGGAATCCCTGCAGCCAATGTCTATGAAGATGGAATGCGGACGGCGGTTTTCAGGGAAAAATGGGAATTAAAAGGTAAAGGTCTATGGCGCTGA
- the holA gene encoding DNA polymerase III subunit delta: MALNEVKKNCYFLYGDDPVLLNERKSDILNTYFKGNPPEPAYFEGKGSFEEYRNALCGQSLFSSDTAVLIQNPFFLKKAVKSEKEEEQQKEFLETAREIPEETLLIILFEGKPDARTKVVKKLKKFCVAEEMGFIKPDQAAGIMAQILGERGKRFEPEAREYLEEVLSTWENVSRPLLEVEVEKIDLMTGKRVTVPKRVLEFSLPGYVNQGVFAFADALLSKKVKQILESTDKVFKDTSTEISGLGLISSKFRNIKILKEMERARMPESKIREALGMRSPYAYRYLKRDADKVTEKDAEWMLLGIFNYQLKKRMGDRDMSLKDLFLKYCMERR; this comes from the coding sequence ATGGCGCTGAATGAAGTGAAGAAGAACTGCTACTTCCTTTACGGGGACGACCCGGTTCTTCTTAATGAGAGAAAGTCAGACATATTAAATACATACTTTAAGGGAAACCCGCCGGAACCCGCTTACTTTGAGGGTAAGGGAAGCTTTGAGGAATACAGGAATGCCCTTTGCGGGCAGTCCCTTTTTTCATCAGATACGGCAGTCCTGATCCAGAATCCATTCTTCCTGAAAAAGGCTGTAAAATCAGAAAAGGAAGAAGAGCAGCAGAAGGAATTTCTGGAAACAGCAAGAGAAATCCCTGAAGAGACGCTTCTTATCATCCTTTTTGAAGGAAAGCCGGACGCAAGGACGAAGGTTGTCAAAAAGTTGAAAAAATTCTGCGTGGCAGAAGAGATGGGCTTCATCAAGCCGGATCAGGCAGCCGGCATCATGGCGCAGATCCTGGGGGAACGGGGAAAGCGCTTTGAACCGGAAGCAAGGGAATATCTGGAAGAAGTCCTGTCCACATGGGAAAATGTTTCCCGGCCTCTTCTTGAGGTCGAGGTTGAAAAAATCGACCTGATGACGGGAAAACGGGTGACGGTGCCCAAGCGTGTTCTGGAGTTTTCACTTCCGGGATACGTGAATCAGGGCGTCTTTGCCTTTGCAGACGCACTCCTTTCCAAGAAGGTCAAGCAGATCCTGGAAAGCACGGACAAGGTGTTCAAAGACACTTCGACAGAAATCAGCGGGCTGGGCCTTATTTCTTCCAAATTCAGGAATATAAAGATCCTGAAGGAAATGGAAAGAGCAAGGATGCCTGAATCGAAAATCAGGGAAGCGCTCGGCATGCGCTCTCCTTATGCATACCGTTATCTGAAACGGGATGCGGATAAAGTCACCGAGAAGGATGCAGAATGGATGCTTCTTGGAATTTTTAATTACCAACTGAAAAAGAGAATGGGGGACAGAGACATGAGTCTCAAAGATCTTTTTCTGAAATATTGTATGGAACGAAGGTAG